One segment of Gadus chalcogrammus isolate NIFS_2021 chromosome 8, NIFS_Gcha_1.0, whole genome shotgun sequence DNA contains the following:
- the LOC130387259 gene encoding uncharacterized protein LOC130387259, which yields MAQVWRSKGGLQKVLSHFDHRGRHRSTNTATPPAPKPSGSRPQPKGQTFKATPPAPKHSGPRPQPSTLQGHTSSPSGPRPQTPNLQGQAHRSNPQGHAPISQPSNLQGHAPSPQTFRATPPAPKPSRPRPQTPNLQGHAPSPQTFRATPPAPKPSAPHPPAPKPSGPCPQTPNLQGHAPSPQTFRATPPDPKPSGPRPQTPNLQGHAPRPHTFKATPPGPKPSAPRPQRV from the exons ATGGCCCAGGTATGGAGATCGAAAGGAGGTCTCCAGAAGGTTCTGTCACACTTTGACCATAGGGGGCGACACAGGTCAACCAACACGGCCACGCCCCCAGCCCCCAAACCTTCAGGGTCACGCCCCCAGCCCAAAGGTCAAACCTTCAAGGCCACGCCCCCAGCCCCCAAACATTCAGGGCCACGCCCCCAGCCCTCAACCCTTCAGGGCCACACCTCCAGCCCTTCAGGGCCACGACCCCAGACCCCAAACCTTCAGGGCCAAGCCCACAGGTCAAACCCTCAGGGCCACGCCCCCATCTCACAG CCATCAAACCTTCAGGGCCACGCCCCCAGCCCCCAAACCTTCAGGGCCACGCCCCCAGCCCCCAAACCTTCAAGGCCACGCCCCCAGACCCCAAACCTTCAGGGCCACGCCCCCAGCCCCCAAACCTTCAGGGCCACGCCCCCAGCCCCCAAACCTTCAGCGCcacaccccccagcccccaaacCTTCAGGGCCATGCCCCCAGACCCCAAACCTTCAGGGCCACGCCCCCAGCCCCCAAACCTTCAGGGCCACGCCCCCAGACCCCAAACCTTCAGGGCCACGCCCCCAGACCCCAAACCTTCAGGGCCACGCCCCCAGACCCCACACCTTCAAGGCCACGCCCCCAGGCCCCAAACCTTCAGCGCCACGCCCCCAGAGGGTCTGA